Proteins from a single region of Carassius carassius chromosome 25, fCarCar2.1, whole genome shotgun sequence:
- the LOC132104583 gene encoding tryptase beta-2-like, with protein MDFTWARFCGRPNSHLNPRIIGGADASEGAWPWMVSLHNTTDQEHFCGGSHINSEWVLTAAHCVFGEDMNTLLVYLGKRTQQGHNANQINRTVNNIIPHPSYNAGTCDNDIALLHLSSAVTFNDYIRPVCLAAQNSNLPPRTKGWITGWGDIGNQMPLPPPGILQEAEVEVYENSDCSKICCGPITPHMICAGTPQGGRGHGEGDSGGPMVHKQCLVWVQSGVISWGERCAQPDYPDGYTRVSEFQQWITGHIVQNLPGFVVFNPQAACSSASQAEK; from the exons ATGGATTTCAcatgggccagat TTTGTGGACGTCCAAACTCCCATTTAAACCCCCGTATTATTGGTGGAGCAGATGCCTCTGAAGGTGCGTGGCCATGGATGGTCAGTCTGCACAATACGACTGATCAGGAACATTTTTGTGGCGGCTCCCACATCAACAGCGAATGGGTGCTGACAGCTGCTCACTGTGTCTTTGG AGAGGACATGAACACACTGCTTGTGTACTTGGGAAAGAGGACACAACAGGGACATAATGCCAATCAAATCAACAGAACCGTCAATAACATCATTCCCCATCCCTCTTACAATGCTGGCACATGTGATAATGACATCGCTCTGCTGCACCTGTCCTCCGCAGTGACCTTTAATGACTACATTAGACCTGTGTGTTTAGCAGCCCAGAACAGCAACCTTCCTCCCCGCACCAAAGGCTGGATCACCGGCTGGGGAGATATTGGAAATCAAATGCCTTTACCTCCACCTGGGATTCTCCAAGAGGCTGAGGTTGAAGTGTATGAAAATAGTGACTGCAGTAAAATCTGTTGTGGTCCTATCACCCCCCACATGATTTGTGCTGGTACACCACAAGGAGGCAGAGGCCACGGGGAG GGGGACTCTGGAGGTCCAATGGTGCATAAGCAGTGTTTGGTGTGGGTTCAGTCTGGTGTCATCAGCTGGGGTGAACGGTGTGCTCAACCCGACTATCCTGATGGGTACACCCGCGTGTCAGAGTTTCAGCAATGGATCACAGGTCATATTGTCCAAAACCTGCCTGGATTTGTTGTTTTCAACCCACAAGCGGCATGCTCTTCTGCCAGCCAAG